A genomic window from Algoriphagus sp. Y33 includes:
- a CDS encoding lysophospholipid acyltransferase family protein translates to MIKIVHVLFTLYSIVLFFILLLILGLFIVIPVSISPAGGKLSFLFIRIWARIWSFGSGIRYEFHGRELIDRKQSYIYIFNHRSFLDAAIIPLAIPQQVRALGKKELSKIPFFGWVVGKVAIWVDRTDAESRRKSIARLVTYLNQGISTVVAPEGTRNDTEATLLPFKFGAFRLSVETGIPILPIAVIGANKIMKKGSLLISPGKVKIYYSKPINPPAPSDTTANELSEKCRSRLEAMLLTHE, encoded by the coding sequence ATGATAAAAATCGTACACGTATTATTTACCCTTTATTCCATTGTACTTTTTTTTATACTGCTCCTGATTTTGGGTCTGTTTATAGTAATTCCGGTAAGCATCAGCCCTGCGGGAGGAAAGCTGTCTTTTTTATTTATCCGGATTTGGGCCAGAATTTGGTCTTTCGGCTCGGGAATACGCTACGAGTTCCACGGAAGAGAACTTATTGACCGCAAGCAGTCCTATATCTACATCTTTAACCATCGCTCATTTTTGGATGCGGCGATAATCCCTCTTGCTATCCCCCAGCAAGTAAGAGCATTGGGGAAGAAGGAATTGTCCAAAATTCCATTCTTTGGCTGGGTGGTGGGCAAAGTAGCCATCTGGGTGGACAGAACAGATGCCGAATCCAGAAGGAAAAGCATAGCTCGGCTGGTCACTTACCTCAATCAGGGAATCTCTACGGTAGTGGCTCCGGAAGGCACACGAAATGATACTGAAGCTACTCTCTTACCATTTAAGTTCGGTGCATTTCGGCTTTCGGTAGAAACAGGGATTCCTATCCTGCCGATAGCCGTGATCGGTGCAAATAAAATCATGAAAAAAGGATCGCTTTTGATCAGCCCCGGCAAGGTTAAAATCTACTATTCCAAACCGATTAATCCTCCTGCACCATCTGATACTACTGCCAACGAACTCTCGGAGAAATGCAGGTCAAGACTGGAAGCCATGCTTCTCACACATGAGTAA
- a CDS encoding BF3164 family lipoprotein: MKSIILLIWIIFIFACTSKTIDGNIYFTEKDLPSVIELAGEKYSVPELLNPKGLMIKDGLAIVFEVKSTTDDKFHIIDLETRLHLASKGIDGLGPGEITVISQIEDVGEENKVWVYDPEMRIFSKFDLRDTGKLAEEQVKSPETAYYLTYTTWTSDTTLLGNTVHGWDKYIHITIEGDTLALFGNWKDMIKNKELPNGYKEDELDANLVSNIFQGSLKGSPDKTHFIKSGISADYIDIINLENYSIKTVYGPTQEIPEFKIGYWDGYQMPDLGENSTTRYADLYAGKDSFFVLFRGKPYRELSSPDNLNRIFEFDYKGNILNHYQLDYPVFGFAVDEENKAIYAVTVDREPNLVRFDY, from the coding sequence ATGAAATCAATTATATTGCTGATTTGGATTATCTTTATATTTGCCTGCACTTCGAAAACCATTGATGGCAACATTTATTTCACTGAGAAAGATTTACCTTCTGTGATAGAATTAGCCGGTGAAAAATATAGTGTTCCTGAACTTCTTAATCCTAAAGGTTTGATGATCAAAGATGGTCTTGCAATTGTTTTTGAAGTAAAAAGCACCACAGATGATAAATTCCATATCATAGACCTAGAAACCCGCCTCCATCTGGCATCCAAAGGAATTGACGGCTTAGGCCCTGGAGAAATCACCGTGATCAGTCAGATAGAGGATGTAGGGGAAGAGAATAAAGTGTGGGTGTATGACCCTGAGATGCGCATATTTTCCAAGTTTGATTTGAGAGATACCGGTAAGCTTGCCGAAGAGCAGGTGAAATCTCCGGAGACTGCCTATTATTTGACTTATACCACTTGGACTAGTGACACCACGCTATTAGGGAATACCGTACATGGCTGGGACAAATATATTCATATAACAATTGAGGGGGATACGCTCGCCTTATTTGGGAACTGGAAAGACATGATCAAAAACAAAGAGCTACCGAATGGATATAAAGAAGATGAGTTGGATGCCAACTTGGTAAGCAATATATTTCAAGGCTCCTTGAAAGGAAGTCCCGATAAGACACACTTTATTAAAAGTGGAATTAGTGCAGATTACATTGATATAATAAATCTCGAAAACTATTCTATTAAGACAGTTTATGGACCTACCCAAGAAATACCCGAATTCAAAATAGGGTATTGGGATGGTTATCAAATGCCGGACTTGGGAGAAAACAGTACCACAAGGTATGCAGATTTGTATGCAGGTAAAGATTCTTTCTTTGTCTTATTTAGAGGAAAACCCTATAGAGAACTTAGTAGTCCCGATAACCTCAATAGAATCTTTGAATTCGACTATAAGGGAAATATATTAAATCATTATCAACTGGACTATCCAGTTTTTGGATTTGCAGTCGATGAAGAAAACAAGGCAATCTACGCAGTAACCGTAGATCGCGAACCGAATCTGGTACGTTTTGATTATTGA
- a CDS encoding BF3164 family lipoprotein, with translation MIIEQFKIAFKYIQILLIVSSLLTSCGNPKLDQPTFMAFDNIDYIKEFPVKFSLGKKTTPNIDIIGIRSFAIYDSILILNTTKEDGLWSLYSLPNHQYLNSFLKRGEGPLELIQGPSLASKTKITREEGQLVAYLYDFQKGGALKFNIEESINSKILQISKLNTSIPPFLFEFIMIDSSTFFIKEIGNMDTQQIRYLYKNGYRTTLPILDKLNQASILQGEDFNILSALTKLSDIHQKFVEMPIGLNYINLYSLDSTLAKTICIGEKLFDISNIQKENTWDRVYTFSDLRVFDDFFGVVFINEDIKTYQTNRTHFPSILLFNWEGEPLAELKLENHITSFDIDFINNELYTFDVQSDEFYKYDMSTIFPELEIHIKQSIK, from the coding sequence ATGATAATAGAACAATTCAAGATAGCATTTAAATATATTCAGATTTTACTGATTGTATCATCATTACTTACAAGCTGTGGGAACCCAAAATTAGACCAACCAACCTTCATGGCTTTTGATAATATAGACTATATTAAGGAATTCCCTGTAAAATTCTCTCTTGGCAAAAAGACAACACCTAATATAGATATCATTGGAATTAGAAGCTTTGCCATTTATGACAGCATACTGATCTTGAATACTACCAAAGAAGATGGACTCTGGTCACTATATTCTCTCCCTAATCATCAATATTTAAATAGCTTTCTAAAAAGAGGTGAAGGTCCGCTAGAATTAATTCAGGGACCAAGTTTAGCGAGCAAAACCAAAATCACTAGAGAAGAGGGACAACTCGTAGCATACCTTTATGATTTTCAAAAAGGAGGAGCATTAAAATTCAATATAGAGGAGTCAATTAATTCAAAAATATTGCAGATTTCCAAGCTAAATACTTCTATACCTCCCTTCCTATTTGAATTTATAATGATAGATAGCTCAACATTTTTCATTAAAGAAATTGGCAATATGGATACGCAACAAATCCGATACCTGTATAAAAATGGATATAGAACTACTCTACCCATTCTCGACAAACTAAATCAGGCTTCCATACTACAGGGAGAAGATTTTAATATTCTATCAGCTTTGACAAAATTAAGTGATATCCATCAAAAGTTTGTCGAAATGCCAATTGGATTAAATTACATCAATTTATACTCACTTGATAGTACCCTTGCTAAAACCATATGTATTGGTGAAAAATTATTTGATATCTCAAATATTCAAAAAGAAAATACATGGGATAGGGTTTATACTTTTTCAGATTTACGTGTATTTGATGACTTTTTTGGAGTGGTATTCATAAATGAAGACATCAAAACCTATCAAACTAATAGAACTCATTTCCCTTCCATTCTGCTATTTAATTGGGAAGGAGAGCCACTAGCCGAACTTAAACTAGAAAACCATATCACATCCTTTGATATAGACTTCATCAACAATGAACTCTATACATTTGATGTTCAATCCGACGAATTCTACAAGTATGATATGAGCACTATATTTCCCGAACTTGAAATTCACATAAAGCAATCTATTAAATAA
- a CDS encoding pyridoxal-phosphate dependent enzyme encodes MIYNSIINTIGNTPMIRLNKLAKHIKGEVLVKVEYFNPGNSMKDRMAIKMVEDAEKAGLLKPGGTIIEGTSGNTGMGLALAAVAKGYKCIFTMADKQSKEKIDILKAVGAEVIVCPTNVSPEDPRSYYSIARKLNQDIPNSFYPNQYDNLSNTAAHYETTGPEIWKDTDGKITHYAAGVGTGGSMCGTAQYLKEQNPDIVTVGIDTYGSVFKKYKETGIFDEKEVYPYLTEGIGEDILPKNVNFDMIDHFIKVTDKDSAVMTRRLAREEGLFVGWSCGSAVHGALEWAKDNLKEGDQLVIILPDHGTRYLGKVYNDEWMRNHGFLEDKTFSTARDIIAQRIGAYTLVSSLKTDSVRDAIGLMNKTSVSQIPVMENGEVVGSLTDNKLLARIIDNPSLKDASVADVMEDSMHFVALDSTLDVLSSMVEKEKAVLVRDVQNQIHIITKHDILEAFTK; translated from the coding sequence ATGATCTACAACTCAATAATCAATACCATCGGGAATACACCGATGATCCGCTTGAATAAACTGGCCAAACACATTAAAGGGGAAGTTTTGGTGAAGGTAGAATACTTCAACCCGGGTAATTCCATGAAAGACCGTATGGCGATCAAAATGGTCGAAGATGCTGAGAAAGCAGGTTTACTGAAACCCGGAGGAACCATCATAGAAGGAACAAGTGGGAATACGGGAATGGGACTGGCTTTGGCAGCAGTGGCAAAAGGCTATAAGTGTATTTTCACCATGGCGGATAAGCAGTCCAAAGAGAAAATTGATATTTTAAAAGCAGTAGGGGCAGAAGTGATTGTTTGTCCGACAAACGTATCCCCAGAAGATCCACGATCCTATTATTCCATTGCAAGGAAGTTAAATCAGGATATTCCAAATTCTTTTTACCCAAATCAATACGATAACCTATCCAATACCGCCGCCCACTACGAGACGACCGGACCTGAGATATGGAAGGATACCGACGGGAAAATCACACATTATGCGGCAGGTGTAGGGACGGGAGGCTCCATGTGTGGAACTGCGCAGTACCTCAAAGAACAAAATCCGGATATCGTAACTGTAGGAATTGATACGTATGGTTCCGTATTCAAAAAGTACAAGGAAACAGGCATATTTGATGAGAAGGAAGTTTACCCGTACCTGACTGAAGGAATCGGTGAGGATATTCTCCCAAAGAATGTGAACTTCGATATGATAGACCACTTTATCAAAGTAACGGATAAAGATTCTGCGGTAATGACCAGACGATTGGCTAGGGAAGAAGGCTTGTTTGTAGGTTGGTCCTGTGGATCGGCTGTACATGGAGCACTGGAATGGGCAAAGGACAACTTAAAAGAAGGAGATCAGCTGGTGATTATTCTTCCTGATCACGGTACCCGCTATCTGGGCAAAGTGTATAACGATGAGTGGATGAGAAATCACGGTTTCTTGGAAGACAAGACTTTTTCCACTGCAAGAGATATCATAGCGCAGCGAATAGGAGCTTATACGCTGGTTTCTTCGTTGAAAACCGATTCCGTGCGGGATGCTATCGGACTAATGAACAAAACCAGTGTTTCTCAGATTCCTGTGATGGAAAATGGAGAAGTCGTAGGTAGCCTGACTGATAACAAACTTTTGGCTAGAATCATCGACAACCCATCATTGAAAGATGCTTCCGTAGCCGATGTGATGGAAGACTCCATGCATTTTGTGGCACTGGATAGTACATTGGACGTACTTTCCTCAATGGTCGAAAAGGAAAAAGCTGTGCTTGTACGTGATGTGCAGAATCAAATCCACATCATCACCAAGCATGACATCTTGGAGGCTTTCACAAAATAG